A single region of the Anomaloglossus baeobatrachus isolate aAnoBae1 chromosome 2, aAnoBae1.hap1, whole genome shotgun sequence genome encodes:
- the LOC142287542 gene encoding fibrinogen-like protein 1, translating into MEVQGKQGSLALLLLIGGVICAAYGYKLELSSILNIQNSHMLNGITEDDILNYPSSGKNYPKSCTAIKGKSGLYVVEPVPSLRLLVWCDLGGEDGGWTLIQKNCQRNPRIWDTTWDCYKKGFGDLKADHWLGNEHIHLLSTQELHRVRFRLHSSSGLQHLANYDSFSLEGESRCYRIRLGRYSGNAGDAMTSGEPSAGHDNMKFSTKDRDNDLSGSNCAYVGGGGWWYDNCRFANLNTATGIYWQQLCRGDCQSSDILIQPVANCSGDNGEGGDDGGDVGGGDDGDGGNEGDDGGGDDGGDGGDGGDGGDDGGGDGGDGGGGDGGDGGDGGGGDGGDGGDGGGGDGGDGGGGDGGGDGGNGGGGDGGGDGGNGGGGDGGGDGGNGGGGNGGGDITPNPC; encoded by the exons ATGG AAGTCCAAGGGAAGCAAGGGTCTCTGGCACTGTTACTCCTGATCGGTGGGGTAATATGTGCTGCTTATGGGTACAAGCTGGAACTGTCTTCAATACTAAACATTCAGAATAGCCATATGTTAAATGGAATCACTGAAGACGATATCCTAAACTATCCGAGCAGCG GTAAAAATTATCCTAAGAGCTGCACTGCAATAAAAGGAAAAAGTGGCCTGTATGTGGTGGAGCCAGTACCAAGCCTTCGACTTTTGGTATGGTGTGACCTTGGTGGGGAAGATGGAGGTTGGACTCTCATTCAAAAGAATTGTCAGAGAAATCCAAGGATCTGGGACACCACTTGGGATTGCTATAAGAAAGGTTTTGGAGATCTAAAAGCTGACCATTGGTTAGGTAATGAGCATATCCATTTATTGAGTACTCAGGAGTTACACCGTGTACGGTTTCGCCTGCACTCTTCATCTGGACTACAGCACCTAGCCAATTATGACTCATTCTCACTTGAGGGAGAAAGTCGTTGCTATCGGATTAGGCTGGGACGGTACTCGGGTAATGCTGGTGATGCCATGACATCTGGAGAACCCAGTGCAGGACATGACAATATGAAATTTTCCACAAAGGATCGAGACAATGATTTATCAGGGTCAAATTGTGCATATGTTGGTGGTGGTGGATGGTGGTATGACAATTGTAGGTTTGCTAATCTAAATACTGCCACTGGAATTTATTGGCAACAACTATGCAGGGGGGATTGTCAATCTAGTGACATCCTCATACAGCCAGTTGCAAATTGTTCAGGAGATAATGGAGAAGGCGGAGAtgatggtggagatgtaggaggtggTGATGACGGAGATGGTGGTAACGAAGGTGATGATGGAGGGGGAGATGATGGTGGAGACGGAGGTGATGGTGGAGATggaggtgatgatggtggtggagaTGGAGGTGATGGTGGTGGGGGAGACGGTGGAGATGGAGGTGATGGTGGTGGGGGAGACGGTGGAGATGGAGGTGATGGTGGTGGGGGAGACGGTGGAGATGGaggtggtggtgatggaggaggagacgGTGGAAATGGAGGTGGCGGTGATGGAGGAGGAGACGGTGGGAATGGAGGTGGCGGTGATGGAGGAGGAGACGGTGGGAATGGAGGTGGGGGCAACGGTGGAGGAGATATAACACCCAATCCATGTTAA